The bacterium sequence ATACTGCGACAGCGCCAACCTCATCCGCGCGAAAGCCGTGCCCCTCGATGGACTGGAGGGGATGTTGAAGTACGGCGTCGGCTTCACGGTCGCCCAGCAGGCGCTGCCGATGATGGGCGATACGCCGCTTCCGGCGAGCGGGCTGAGCCCGGTGGGCGAGGTCTGGCTGGTTCCGGACCCCGACACGTTCACCGTCCTGCCGTACAACCAGGGCGCGGCGATGATGCTCGGCGACTTTCAGACGGCCGCGGGCGATCCGTGGGCCCACGATCCTCGCGCGTGCCTGCGGCGCGCCGTCGAGGCGGCCGCGGCCGAAGGCTTCGAGGTGCAGGCCGCGTTCGAGCCGGAGTTCTATCTGCTGCGGCGCACGGACGCCGGCGCCCCCGGGCACGAACCCGTCGATCGCACGAACTTCGCCATGACGATCGCGCACGACGGCGCCCACGAAATGCTGCGGGACCTCGCCGATACGCTCAACTCGATGGGGCTCGACGTCGCGCTCCTCTACCCCGAGTCGGGCCCCGGACAGTTCGAAGTGTCGATCCGCCACGCGCCCGCCGTCGCCGCCGCAGACCGGCACATCCTCCTCCGCGAGGGCGTGCGCGGGGTGGCCGGCCGGCACGGCCTTTCGGCGTCCTTCGCGCCGTCCGTGTTTCCGGACAGCGCCGGCAGCGGCTGCCACCTGCACACGAGTCTCTGGCGCGACGGGCAGACCGTGATGTACGACGAGCGCGACCGCCTCCATCTGTCCCCGCCCGCGTACACATGGATCGCCGGCATCCTCGCGCACCTGCCGGCCTTGTGCGCGCTCGTCGCCCCGAGTGTCAACTCCTACGCGCGGCTGCGGCCCAACTCGTGGGCGGGCGCGTTCGCGTGCTACGGCCCGGAGAACCGTGAGGCGGCGATCCGCGTGATCACGCCGCGGCGCGGCCCCGCTTCGAGCAACGTCGAACTCAAGACCTGCGACGGCAGCGCCAATCCGTATTTCGCGCTCGCCGGCGTGATCGCCGCCGGCCTCGACGGCGTCAAGCGCGGGCTGACGCCCGGGGAGCCGATCGAGACCGACCCGGGATCGCTGCCGGAGGCGGAGCGCCGGCGGCGCGGCATCGTCCCGCTGCCCGCCACGCTTGCCGAGGCGGTCGACGCGCTCGAAGCCGACTCCACGCTCCAGGAGATCCTGGGCGCGCCCCTCGTGCGCTCGTATCTCGCCGTCCGCCGCGGAGAGTGGAACGCCCTGCGCGATCTCGGCCCCGCGGAGGTCGCGAGGCGCCATCTCTTCATCTACTGAACCGTGACGCCTACGCCGTGACGTCCCGAGACCCCGCGCCGTTCGCCGGCATCCCGCTGTACGACCATCACGCCCACTCCCTGCGGCGCGTGCAGCCCGACACGCCGGAGGCGTTCCGCGCGCACTTCACCGAGAGCGACTCGGAGGACGTCGTCGCGCGCCACGTCGTCTGGAGCCTCTTCTACCGGCGGGCGCTCGCGGATCTCGGCGAGTTCTTCGGGTGCGCCGCGACGGAGCAGGCCGTCCTCGAGGCGAGGGCGCGCCGGCCGTTTCCCGGCCTCACGCGTGAGATGTTCGCGGACGCCGGCATCGGCGCGATTCTCATCGACCCCGGCTTCCGGGCCGCGGACCACTACGACCTGGCCGCGCTGCGGGAACTGCTGCCGTGCCCGGCCGGCGAGCTGCTCCGTCTCGAGGTGCTGGCGGAGCGGTTGATCCCGGCGGCGGACGGATGGCACGACCTCCGCGAGCGCTTCGCCGCGGAGGTCCGCGCGGCGATTCCGCGTCTGCGCGGCCTCAAGACGATCATCGCCTACCGCACCGGCCTCGATCTGCGCACGCCGGCCGGAGAGACCGGGGGGTGGGACGCGGCTTCGCTCGCCGGCGCCTTCCGCGAGGCGCACGATGCCGCGGGGCGCGGACGGACCCGCCTCGCGTCAAAGCCGCTCCTCGACGCGCTCCTGTGGACGGCGCTCGAGATCGCCGCGGAGCGCGGCCTGCCGGTGCAGGTGCACACGGGCTTCGGGGACCGCGACCTCGACCTGCGCCTCGCCAACCCGCTGTGGCTACGCCCCGTCTTCGAGCATCCGCCGTTCCGGCCGATCACGTTCGTCCTGCTTCATACGTACCCGTACGTCCGCGAAGCGGCGTGGCTTACGCACGTCTATCCCAACGTCGCGATGGACCTGTCGCTGACGGTGCCGTTCGCCGCGCACGGGGCGGGCGACATGATCGTCGAAGCCCTGGGGCTCGCGCCGGCGTCCAAGGTGCTCCTCGCGACAGACGCGTTCTCGATCCCGGATTTGTTCTGGCTGGCCGGGCGGCACGCGCGCGAAGCGCTCGATGCGGCCCTGACGGCGATCCGATCCCGCGGGTACGCGCGCGGGGACGACGGCGACGCGATCGCCCGCCGTCTCTTATGGGAGAACGCCGTCGCGATCTACGGCGATCTGCGTCGGTCGCCGGGCGGCCCTAGCGGCCGAGGTACGCGCGCCTGATCTCCGGGTCCCTGAGGAGGTCCGCGGCCGAGCCGGATCGCGTGACGCGCCCGGTCTCGAGGACGTAGCCGCGCGAGGCGAGTTCGAGCGCTTGGTGCACGTTCTGCTCGACGAGCAGCACCGTCACACCCTCCGCGTTGATCTGGCGCACGATGCGGAACACTTCCTTAACGAGGATCGGCGCGAGACCGAGGGACGGCTCGTCCAGCATGAGCAGGCGCGGGCGGCCCATCAGGCCGCGGCCGATCGCGAGCATCTGCTGCTCGCCACCCGAAAGTGTGCCGGCCATCTGCGTGCGCCGCTCCGCGAGCCGCGGGAACAGCGACAGCACCCACTCGAGCGTCTGGGCCCTGCGGGCGCGGCTCTCGGGCAGGTAGGCGCCGAGTTCCAGGTTTTCGAGCACCGTCATGCGGGGCCAGAGCCGCCGGCCTTCCGGAATCTGAATGATGCCCGCCTCGACGATTGCCGGCGCGCGCAGCCGCTGGATGGATCGGCCGCTCAGGCGGACGTCGCCGGTCAGCGGCCGCAGGAGGCCCGAGATCACGCGCATCGTCGTCGTCTTGCCGGCTCCGTTCGCCCCGAGCAGGGTGACGATCTCGCCTTCCCGCACCGTGAACGACACGTCCCAGAGCGCGCGCACCTGTCCGTAGGCGGCCGCGACACCCGCGACCTCGAGCAGCGGGGTCCCGTTCCCCGGCCGGTCAGCCATGCAGCGTCTCCTCCGCTCCGGCACCGAGGTAGGCCTCGATCACTTCGCGGTTGCCGGTAACCTCGGCCGGGGTGCCGTCCGCGATCAGACGGCCGTAGTTCAACACGAGCACCCGGTGCGAGAGGTTCATCACCGCGTGCATGACGTGCTCGATCATGAGAATGGTGACGCCGCGGGCGCAGATTTCTCGGACCAGGATCAGGGCCTGCGCGACCTCCGGCGGCGTCAGCCCGGCCAGCACCTCGTCGAGGAGGAGCACGGTGGGCTTCGTCGCAAGCGCCCGCGCGATCTCGAGACGCTTGCGCTGCGCGAGCGTGAGCGCCGACGCGGGCTGATCCGCCCGCGCCGCGAGCCCCGCGAACTCGAGCACCGCGCGCGCATCCGCGCGCGCGTCGTGCGCGGCGATGCGCGCGCCGCCGCCGAAGGCGGCGCCCACCATGACGTTGTCCAGCACCGAGAGATCGGGAAACGGCCGGACGATCTGGTGGGTCATGCACAACCCGAGACGGCAGACGGCGTGCGCCGACCAACCGGTGATGTCGCGCCCGAGCGCTGTGATGCGGCCGGTGGTCGGCGCGAACTTCCCGCTGACCACGCTGAAGATCGTGGTCTTCCCGGCGCCGTTCGGACCGATGAGGCCGGTAATCTTTCCGGGCTCGATCGCCACGGAGATGTCGTCGACCGCCACCAGCCCGCCGAAGCGCTTCGTCACGCCCTCCAGCACGAGCGGGCTCGCGGGGGCGTCCGGCTCGTGGGACCAAGCGGGCGGATGCGTTGCGGCGGTCATGGCGCGCTCCCCCCGTGCGGCGCTTTGATGGCCCGGTGGTCGGCGAGGCCGCCGGGGGTAAACGCCCCGCGGCGGCCTGCAAGCCGCGCGGCGAGCCCGGCGAGGCCGCGCGGCTCGAACAGCAGAATCACGATCAAGAGCACGCCGTACACCAGCAGGTGGAAGTTCGGGTAGGACGTCTGCAGGTAGTCCTGCACCGCGTAAAACACCGCCCCGCCGAGGATCGGACCCCAGATCGTGCCGATCCCCCCGATCAGCGCGATCAGCACGAGGCTGATGCTCTCCGTAAAGCTGAACACCGTATCCGGATGCAGGTACTGGAAGTACGTCGCGAACAGGCCGCCGCACACGCCGACGAGGAAGGCGCTGATGACGTGCGCCACGTTCTTGAACAGCGCGGTCCGGACGCCGAGCGTCTCCGCGGCGTCGAGGTCCATCCGGAGCGCCGCGAGCCCGAGGCCGAACCGCGAGTCGCGGACCCACGTTGCGGTCGCGTACGCCACGCCCGCCATCACGAGCGCCGCCAGGTAGAACCACGCCTTCGACGGCACGACCGTAGGCAGGTTCAGGCCCGACGCCCCGCCGGTGATGTTGTCCAGGTTGAGCATGAGAATACGCATCGCCTCGCCGACGCCGATCGTCGCGATCGAGAAGTACGGACCGAGGAGGCG is a genomic window containing:
- a CDS encoding glutamine synthetase family protein: MPASERAHTQRASPNAVYDRARAAGVRLIRAAYCDSANLIRAKAVPLDGLEGMLKYGVGFTVAQQALPMMGDTPLPASGLSPVGEVWLVPDPDTFTVLPYNQGAAMMLGDFQTAAGDPWAHDPRACLRRAVEAAAAEGFEVQAAFEPEFYLLRRTDAGAPGHEPVDRTNFAMTIAHDGAHEMLRDLADTLNSMGLDVALLYPESGPGQFEVSIRHAPAVAAADRHILLREGVRGVAGRHGLSASFAPSVFPDSAGSGCHLHTSLWRDGQTVMYDERDRLHLSPPAYTWIAGILAHLPALCALVAPSVNSYARLRPNSWAGAFACYGPENREAAIRVITPRRGPASSNVELKTCDGSANPYFALAGVIAAGLDGVKRGLTPGEPIETDPGSLPEAERRRRGIVPLPATLAEAVDALEADSTLQEILGAPLVRSYLAVRRGEWNALRDLGPAEVARRHLFIY
- a CDS encoding amidohydrolase family protein produces the protein MTSRDPAPFAGIPLYDHHAHSLRRVQPDTPEAFRAHFTESDSEDVVARHVVWSLFYRRALADLGEFFGCAATEQAVLEARARRPFPGLTREMFADAGIGAILIDPGFRAADHYDLAALRELLPCPAGELLRLEVLAERLIPAADGWHDLRERFAAEVRAAIPRLRGLKTIIAYRTGLDLRTPAGETGGWDAASLAGAFREAHDAAGRGRTRLASKPLLDALLWTALEIAAERGLPVQVHTGFGDRDLDLRLANPLWLRPVFEHPPFRPITFVLLHTYPYVREAAWLTHVYPNVAMDLSLTVPFAAHGAGDMIVEALGLAPASKVLLATDAFSIPDLFWLAGRHAREALDAALTAIRSRGYARGDDGDAIARRLLWENAVAIYGDLRRSPGGPSGRGTRA
- a CDS encoding ABC transporter ATP-binding protein, producing MADRPGNGTPLLEVAGVAAAYGQVRALWDVSFTVREGEIVTLLGANGAGKTTTMRVISGLLRPLTGDVRLSGRSIQRLRAPAIVEAGIIQIPEGRRLWPRMTVLENLELGAYLPESRARRAQTLEWVLSLFPRLAERRTQMAGTLSGGEQQMLAIGRGLMGRPRLLMLDEPSLGLAPILVKEVFRIVRQINAEGVTVLLVEQNVHQALELASRGYVLETGRVTRSGSAADLLRDPEIRRAYLGR
- a CDS encoding ABC transporter ATP-binding protein; this encodes MTAATHPPAWSHEPDAPASPLVLEGVTKRFGGLVAVDDISVAIEPGKITGLIGPNGAGKTTIFSVVSGKFAPTTGRITALGRDITGWSAHAVCRLGLCMTHQIVRPFPDLSVLDNVMVGAAFGGGARIAAHDARADARAVLEFAGLAARADQPASALTLAQRKRLEIARALATKPTVLLLDEVLAGLTPPEVAQALILVREICARGVTILMIEHVMHAVMNLSHRVLVLNYGRLIADGTPAEVTGNREVIEAYLGAGAEETLHG
- a CDS encoding branched-chain amino acid ABC transporter permease, which encodes MTGFRPRPASLAAPALGLALALVPLMAPHNITLLNLGFFTFLYIAQGLAWNILGGFAGYVSFGYAAFFGLGAYATALLWLHGWSPVLTFPLAGLCAAAFSLIVGVPTLRLLGPYFSIATIGVGEAMRILMLNLDNITGGASGLNLPTVVPSKAWFYLAALVMAGVAYATATWVRDSRFGLGLAALRMDLDAAETLGVRTALFKNVAHVISAFLVGVCGGLFATYFQYLHPDTVFSFTESISLVLIALIGGIGTIWGPILGGAVFYAVQDYLQTSYPNFHLLVYGVLLIVILLFEPRGLAGLAARLAGRRGAFTPGGLADHRAIKAPHGGSAP